A section of the Trichomycterus rosablanca isolate fTriRos1 chromosome 6, fTriRos1.hap1, whole genome shotgun sequence genome encodes:
- the LOC134317089 gene encoding methyl-CpG-binding domain protein 5-like, producing the protein MNGAKESERGDGEGQPAPAQVPIGWQRKVDSTRVLYISPSGSVLSSLEQVKTYLLTNGTCKCGLECPLILPKVFNFDPGATVKQRTAEDVKADEDVTKLCIHKRKLIAVATLHKSMEIPHPSLTLTGPIGVTSVTSMAPTTPRSANPRAIRNKSHDGLPNSTLPDCKSPFKMIMAAGQRHYSADMGNAQQPEHYSGYSRQRLGSNEPGPKSPYRSRPVGMLSPSSGLQTYGDSALSPRTDSLGSPDGFARSNPCGFQNSPSPIHGNSRTPLSPPGVMIHGSPITQLSYAMTGRTNTPLPPPVPNKSPIMKKPHCNVSYPPNMDMTRAVFHHKAQPTPHPVLSPNIPLTCTLQKKQMTSEKDPLGILDPIPSKPVIQNSMPIPSPSNFQPNTHSQVPMMNVNIPPAIVPLPSNLPLPTVKPGPIGHSGHMQRTQHGAATSISPSPVTSPVHMSGPAMSRIEASPQRSRSSSTSSEHGSFAMPSGPQASCSTMKVPPRSPRSSMGSPRPTMPSSPSAKPDTLHQYKDPNQVMSGINNVISSQHNSMFPPASVSNAPQKNHPGLLGMPLNHILNQHNAASFPASSLLSAAAKAQLANQNKLGGNIGEVGGSGAAVVGSGMGGGAHSMGSGGATIAGGGNNGGNGIPCLLGGGSCGSRTVEGPNNLNHMLPPSSTMLMPMPEGQSGRAALRDKLMAQQRDPLRKRKQPSNTGSQHDNMVFNMMKPEISGPRPPCTPPEQIRKVPRLVGLPPNTSMAQLLQSMSSQSSHMARGSRPLPGGPGQMHFGESAVPPGIAQQSMHSQQRLHSQSEPMHCHSMETQFPGMMNQMQTTAIGNCGSLGQSGQLPLGHPAMGHPSTHPQQLSHVHQQQQGIPHVHIRPNMSCMVPNNNDASCAQAMTDTGNVSLLNCSISNPQSGSIMSGTVHMYQQHQLHPALQGMQRVSPYQAQGHPYSETQFPDNNAPNSNNMSCLYQGCIPNSNPASHTQISSQSGVASLPAEPGMYREGQQELQGKNKVALSTGGGGHGSEHLPSAGTEAVDAMYRSPTSKGMQLGITTSTAGSSGTQASPVPALRAMTAFTASIGEPHGMPHSVNAVVHGPRGHETSDVMAQSCTRPTPPTVAPPRTNRARRSSEQGKSTPDNTDTHDYFRSPRQQWEEQNQAHWRGEEFLECSAQVQSSPCSEGGERVQSGTETNPQCHEPSEPANDGNPGNFRYNQLPLHVNFKERLEQTVERCAHINGGPPLCPRGSYNEPLTGDDQSPSSSTSLEGPLLKDYAHFNGHFNGHCAPSPSDTKSLSSEEELRHPDSPSAELLHYRPRGYNVGELVWPIKGFSSWHNKLMGEEHGHNPSMLLSDQSKVEPEKLKTLTQDLEALERAAKRNRKAGKLNNHLEAAIQEAMSELDKISGTVHPMSSRERDRQVKLPKPKRRKISR; encoded by the exons ATGAATGGAGCTAAGGAGAGTGAGAGAGGGGATGGCGAGGGGCAGCCTGCACCTGCCCAAGTGCCCATTGGCTGGCAGCGCAAGGTGGATTCTACCAGGGTTCTCTATATCAG TCCCAGTGGCTCAGTTCTGTCCAGTCTGGAACAGGTAAAGACCTACCTACTTACAAATGGCACCTGTAAGTGTGGCCTGGAGTGTCCACTCATCCTCCCCAAG GTGTTTAATTTTGATCCTGGGGCCACTGTCAAGCAAAGGACTGCAGAGGATGTGAAGGCTGATGAGGACGTTACGAAGCTTTGCATACACAAGAGAAAGCTTATTGCTGTAGCCACTCTGCACAAAAGTATGGAGATACCACACCCCTCCCTAACGCTGACCGGACCCATTGGAGTCACAA gtgTGACCTCCATGGCTCCTACCACCCCACGTTCTGCAAATCCCCGAGCAATAAGGAATAAGTCTCATGATGGGCTGCCTAACTCAACACTACCTGACTGTAAGAGCCCTTTTAAGATGATAATGGCAGCAGGTCAGCGACACTACTCTGCAGACATGGGCAATGCTCAGCAGCCAGAGCACTATTCTGGATACTCTCGACAACGACTGGGCAGTAATGAGCCAGGTCCTAAGTCACCATATCGAAGTAGGCCTGTGGGAATGCTTAGCCCTTCATCAGGCTTGCAAACTTACGGGGATAGCGCTTTGTCACCAAGAACAGACTCTTTAGGTAGTCCAGATGGATTTGCACGAAGCAATCCATGTGGTTTTCAGAATAGTCCCAGCCCAATTCATGGTAACAGCAGGACGCCCCTGTCCCCTCCTGGTGTCATGATCCATGGTTCTCCAATCACCCAGTTATCCTATGCCATGACTGGAAGGACTAACACACCTCTTCCCCCCCCAGTCCCCAACAAAAGTCCTATCATGAAAAAGCCACACTGTAATGTCAGCTATCCTCCTAATATGGACATGACCAGAGCAGTATTTCACCATAAGGCCCAGCCTACACCTCACCCTGTTCTCTCTCCTAATATTCCTCTCACGTGTACCCTCCAGAAAAAACAGATGACCTCAGAGAAGGACCCTCTGGGAATTCTGGATCCCATTCCCAGTAAACCTGTAATTCAGAATTCTATGCCGATCCCAAGCCCATCAAACTTTCAGCCCAACACCCACTCTCAGGTACCTATGATGAATGTAAACATCCCCCCTGCAATTGTCCCATTGCCAAGCAACCTTCCCTTACCAACAGTGAAACCTGGGCCGATTGGCCACAGTGGACACATGCAGAGGACTCAGCATGGAGCGGCCACCTCCATCTCCCCCTCACCAGTCACGTCCCCTGTACATATGTCAGGACCTGCGATGAGTCGAATAGAAGCATCTCCACAAAGATCCcgctcctcctccacctcctcagAGCATGGAAGCTTTGCCATGCCTTCTGGTCCACAAGCTTCATGTAGCACCATGAAGGTTCCACCACGGTCACCCAGATCGTCCATGGGTTCACCCAGGCCCACAATGCCATCCAGCCCTTCTGCCAAGCCTGACACACTCCACCAGTACAAAGACCCCAACCAGGTCATGTCTGGAATAAATAATGTGATTAGCAGTCAGCACAACTCTATGTTTCCCCCAGCCTCAGTCAGTAACGCTCCCCAGAAGAACCACCCCGGACTCCTGGGCATGCCTCTTAATCACATCCTTAATCAACACAATGCTGCCTCTTTCCCTGCCAGCAGTCTACTCTCAGCAGCAGCCAAAGCACAGCTAGCAAATCAAAACAAACTGGGCGGTAACATTGGTGAAGTTGGTGGCAGTGGCGCTGCCGTAGTTGGTTCAGGCATGGGTGGGGGTGCTCATTCTATGGGAAGTGGAGGTGCTACCATTGCTGGTGGGGGTAATAATGGAGGTAATGGGATTCCATGCTTACTTGGTGGTGGAAGTTGTGGTAGCAGGACAGTTGAAGGACCTAACAATTTAAATCACATGCTGCCACCCAGTTCCACCATGCTCATGCCAATGCCTGAGGGCCAGAGTGGACGTGCAGCTCTGCGGGACAAACTCATGGCCCAGCAGCGCGATCCTCTTCGTAAACGCAAACAGCCGTCCAACACTGGCAGCCAACATGACAACATGGTCTTCAACATGATGAAACCTGAAATTAGTGGCCCCAGACCACCATGCACTCCTCCCGAGCAAATAAGGAAAGTGCCTCGACTTGTAGGCTTACCTCCCAACACCTCCATGGCCCAGCTGCTTCAGTCAATGAGCAGCCAAAGCTCCCACATGGCAAGGGGCAGTCGGCCATTACCTGGAGGCCCCGGTCAGATGCACTTTGGAGAGAGTGCTGTTCCTCCTGGCATTGCTCAACAAAGCATGCATTCACAGCAGCGACTTCACAGCCAATCAGAACCAATGCATTGTCACAGCATGGAGACTCAGTTCCCAGGGATGATGAACCAAATGCAGACCACGGCTATAGGAAACTGTGGGTCTTTGGGACAAAGTGGACAGCTTCCTCTAGGTCACCCTGCTATGGGACACCCAAGCACCCACCCACAGCAACTGTCTCATGTACATCAACAGCAACAAGGCATTCCTCATGTGCATATCCGGCCAAATATGTCATGTATGGTACCTAATAATAACGATGCAAGCTGTGCCCAAGCCATGACTGACACAG GTAATGTGTCTTTACTGAACTGCAGCATAAGTAATCCTCAGTCTGGCAGCATTATGAGTGGCACAGTACACATGTACCAGCAGCATCAGCTGCATCCAGCACTCCAGGGCATGCAGAGGGTCTCGCCATACCAGGCTCAGGGGCACCCCTATTCAGAAACACAGTTTCCTGATAATAATGCCCCAAACTCCAATAACATGTCCTGTTTGTACCAG GGATGTATACCCAACAGCAACCCAGCCTCTCATACGCAGATAAGTTCACAGTCTGGTGTGGCATCACTTCCTGCAGAGCCTGGAATGTATCGGGAAGGTCAGCAAGAGCTCCAGGGTAAAAATAAGGTAGCATTGTCAACAGGTGGTGGAGGTCACGGGTCAGAACACTTGCCTAGTGCCGGCACAGAAGCAGTTGATGCCATGTACCGGTCACCAACCAGTAAAGGCATGCAGTTGGGCATAACCACATCAACAGCAGGCAGCAGTGGTACACAAGCCAGCCCTGTGCCTGCCCTCAGAGCCATGACAGCTTTTACCGCCTCCATCGGCGAGCCTCATGGAATGCCACACTCTGTTAATGCTGTCGTTCACGGGCCGCGAGGACACGAGACGTCGGACGTGATGGCACAATCCTGCACCAGGCCAACACCACCTACAGTGGCACCACCTCGAACAAATCGTGCCCGCAGAAGTTCAGAGCAGGGCAAGAGCACACCTGACAACACGGACACGCACGACTACTTCCGCTCGCCCAGGCAACAGTGGGAGGAGCAAAATCAAGCCCACTGGAGAGGGGAGGAGTTTCTAGAATGTTCAGCACAGGTGCAGAGCAGTCCATGCAGTGAAGGTGGCGAGAGAGTGCAAAGTGGCACAGAAACAAACCCGCAGTGTCATGAACCATCTGAGCCAGCCAATGATGGAAATCCAGGAAATTTTCGGTACAACCAGCTTCCACTTCACGTCAACTTCAAAGAGCGGCTTGAGCAGACGGTCGAGCGGTGTGCTCACATCAACGGCGGTCCTCCTCTGTGCCCACGTGGCAGCTATAACGAGCCACTGACGGGGGATGATCAGTCACCTAGCTCCTCCACCAGTTTAGAGGGGCCACTGCTAAAGGACTACGCCCATTTCAATGGGCACTTTAATGGGCACTGTGCACCAAGCCCCTCAGACACCAAGAGCCTGAGCAGCGAGGAGGAATTGCGCCACCCTGACTCGCCCTCCGCCGAGCTTCTGCACTACCGACCCAGGGGCTATAACGTAGGTGAACTTGTCTGGCCTATCAAGGGCTTCTCTTCCTGGCACAACAAACTGATGGGGGAGGAGCATGGCCACAATCCCAGTATGCTTTTGTCTGACCAGTCCAAG GTGGAGCCTGAGAAGCTGAAAACACTAACCCAGGATCTTGAGGCACTGGAAAGAGCTGCCAAGAGGAATAGAAA AGCTGGGAAGTTGAATAATCATTTAGAAGCTGCTATCCAGGAAGCCATGAGTGAGCTGGACAAGATTTCAGGCACT GTTCATCCAATGTCCTCTCGAGAGCGTGACCGGCAGGTGAAACTGCCCAAACCCAAAAGGAGGAAGATCTCCAGATAA